The following are from one region of the Bradyrhizobium sediminis genome:
- a CDS encoding dienelactone hydrolase family protein produces MGQDIELTASDHFQLGGYRADPAGAPKAAVVVIQEIFGVNHHIRAVCDRLAAEGYVAIAPSIFDRTERNFQCGYSPDEIANARKFIANPDWASMLRDTQAAIDAVRNVGPVGIVGFCLGGSIAYAAATKLSGLSAAIGYYGGAIVRFADDKPDVPTQLHFGEKDAGIPLSDVETIRAKRPDVDIHVYPGAQHGFHCDERASYDKTSADIAWPRSMAFLGKHLR; encoded by the coding sequence GTGGGACAAGACATCGAGCTGACGGCTTCGGACCATTTTCAACTCGGCGGCTATCGCGCCGACCCCGCCGGCGCGCCCAAGGCGGCCGTGGTGGTGATCCAGGAGATCTTTGGCGTCAATCACCACATCCGCGCGGTCTGCGACCGTCTCGCGGCCGAGGGCTATGTCGCCATCGCGCCGTCGATCTTCGACCGCACCGAGCGCAATTTCCAGTGCGGCTATTCGCCCGATGAGATTGCGAACGCGCGAAAATTCATCGCCAATCCCGACTGGGCGTCGATGCTGCGCGACACCCAGGCCGCCATCGACGCCGTCAGGAATGTCGGCCCGGTCGGCATCGTCGGCTTCTGCCTCGGCGGCAGCATCGCCTATGCCGCCGCCACCAAGCTGTCAGGCCTGTCGGCGGCGATCGGCTATTATGGCGGCGCCATCGTCCGCTTCGCCGACGACAAGCCTGACGTGCCGACGCAATTGCACTTCGGCGAGAAGGACGCCGGCATCCCCCTCAGCGATGTCGAGACCATCAGGGCCAAGCGGCCCGACGTCGATATCCATGTCTATCCGGGCGCACAGCACGGCTTTCATTGCGACGAGCGGGCAAGCTACGACAAGACCAGCGCCGATATCGCCTGGCCGCGCAGCATGGCGTTCCTCGGTAAGCATTTGCGCTAG